The genomic interval CGCGCTCGACAAGACCGACGTACGCGATGCGCGCTTCGCCGACGAGGACATCGAGTCCGCGGCGAGCACCGGTTCGACGTTCTCCTCGCTGCCCGGTCAGGACACCGCGGACGGCACGGTCGCCGGCGGGTACATCGTGATCAACCCGACCGAGCGCGACCGGGTCGACGAGATCCTGCTGTCGCACGAGATCACCCACGTCGCGACCGCCGACCTGGGTGGGTACGAGCCGCTCTGGCTGGCCGAAGGCTCCGCGGAGTACGTGTCCTGGCGCGGCATCGAGGCGATCAGCGGACCCGCCGAGGTCGCCAAGTGGGAGCAGGAAGTCATCGACGACGCGATGCCGCAGCTGTCTTCGCTGCCGAGCGACGCCGGCTTCTACCAGAACTCCGCCGACGTGTACGGCGTCAGCTGGCTGGCGGTCCGGTTCCTCGTGCAGCGGATCGGGCTCGACAAGGTCGAGGACCTGTACGAGGACATGGCGATGAACGGCACCGACCAGGCCGCCCGGGACCGGATCCTGACGGACCGCACCGACCTCACCGAGGCCACCTTGTGGACGTCGCTGGCAACATACACGCCACAACGCTGAGTGGCGGATTGACCTCATCGCGTCAGAGGGGCAATCTCGTAGGGGTTTTCGTCCACCTCGAGGAGGCGCAGATGAGTCTTGTGCGGAAGAAGACGATCGAGCAGTCGATCGCCGACACGGACGAGCCGGAGTACCAGCTCAAGAAACGCCTCACAGCCATCGACCTGACCGTCTTCGGCATCGGCGTCATCATCGGCGCCGGCATCTTCACCCTGACCGGGCGTGCGGCCAAGCTGTACGCCGGCCCCGGCATCGCACTGTCGTTCGTGCTGGCCGCGTTCTGCTGTGCGCTGGCCGCGTTGTGCTACGCCGAGTTCTCGTCCACCGTGCCGGTGTCGGGATCGGCGTACACGTTCTCGTACTTCTCCCTCGGCGAGATCTTCGCCTGGATCATCGGCTGGGACCTGCTGCTCGAGCTGATGCTCGGGGCAAGCGTCGTGTCGCAGGGCTGGTCGACGTACGCCGCGTTGTTCCTGGATCAGATCGGGTTGGGCTGGCCGTCGTCGATCGGCCCGGACAGCCATGTGAACGTGCTGGCGATGCTGCTCGTGCTGGTGCTGGCGACGCTGGCGACGATCGGTATCAAGGAGTCGCTGCGGGTCAACCTGGTGCTGGTCGGGATCAAGCTGTTCGTGGTCCTGTTCGTGATCATCGCCGGCCTGTTCTACATCAAGGGCTCGAACCTGTCGCCGTTCATCCCGCCGAGCGTGCCGGCCCCCAACGGCGACGTCACGATCACCACGCCGCTGTTCCAGGCGCTGTTCGGGTTCACCCCGTCGACGTTCGGCGTGATGGGTCTGGTGTCCGGCGCATCGCTGGTGTTCTTCGCGTTCATCGGGTTCGACGTGGTCGCCACCACGGCCGAAGAGGCGAAGAACCCGCAGCGCGACCTGCCCCGCGGCATCATCGGCTCGCTGGCGATCTGCACCGTGCTGTACGTGCTGGTCTGCATCGTCATCACCGGCATGGTGAAGTACACCGACATCAGCGGTGAGGCCGCGCTGGCGGAGGCGTTCCGGTCGGTCGGCCGCGGCGGCTTCGCGACGTTGATCTCCGCGGGTGCGGTGGCCGGTCTGACCACCGTCGTACTGACGCTGATGATCGGCGCGGCGCGGGTCGTGTTCGCGATGAGCCGCGACCACCTGATGCCGCGTCAGCTCGGCAAGACGCACCCCAAGTGGGGTACGCCGTACCGCCTGACCATCGGGATCGGAGTGGTCGTCGCGATCATCGCCGGCGTCACCCCGATCGGGAAGCTGGAGGAGATGGTGAACATCGGCACGCTGGCCGCGTTCACCCTGGTGTCGATCGCCGTACCGCTGCTGCGGAAGAGCCGGCCGGACATCAAGCGGTCGTTCACGGTGCCGGGCAACCCGGTGATCCCGATCCTGGCCGCGATCATCTGCGTCTACCTGATGCTGAACCTGTCGCTGGAGACGTGGCTGCGGTTCGCGATCTGGATGGTGCTCGGGTTCGCGGTCTACGCGCTGTACGGCTACAAGCGCAGCCGGGTCGGTCTGGAGGAGAAGACCGGCGAGGCGCAGAAGGCGTGATCCGACCCCTCGGATGGTCGGCTAGGATCAGCCGACCATCCGAGGGGGATCCACCGATGAACCACCCGAAACGCCTGTTCGCAGGCGTTGCCGTGCTGGCGCTGGCGGCGTCCGGTACGGTCGTCGCCGTCCGGGTCCGGAGCGGTGACGCAGCCCCCGGGACCAGCGCGGTCGCCGCGGAGGCAACCGCAACGTCGCCGACGCCGGGCGAGCTCAGTGCCGCCCAGGAGGCGGCGCGCAAACAGGCGATCGACGCGGTGCTGGCCCGACGGTCCGCTGCCGTTCTCAAGGGTGATCTGAAGGGCTTCCTGGCCCCGGTCGACCCGAAGCAGGCTGACCTGGTCGCGCGTCAGCGGATCCTGTTCGCGAACCTGCGGAAGTTCGGGTTCAGCTCGTTGAAGTACTTCACTGCTGACGCGTTCCGTCCGGTGCCGGGTCTGGTGGCGAAGTTCGGGCCGACGACGTTCTCGACGCGGGTGATGATGCGGTACCAGTTGGTGGGGCTGGATCCGCAGCCGGTGCAGACCGACCTCGGGTACAGCTTCGTCCGGCGGGCCCGTGCGTGGATTCTGGTCGACGACACCGGGACGGACGAGAACCTCAGCGAGGAGGGGCATCGCCAGCCGTGGGACTTCGACGCGGTCCAGGTGGTACGGCGGGGGACGGTCGTCGTGGTCGTGGACAAACGGGAAGCCGGCCTCGGTACGAAGGTCGCGCAGGTCGCCGAGAAGGCGGTGAAGTCGGTCCGCAAGCACTGGGCCCAGCCGTGGAACGGCGCAGTACTGGTCGTCGCGATGCCGCAGGACCGGGTGATGTCGACGATCTGGACCGCCGGCACCGGGGACGGCTGGACGATCGCGGCGAAGGCCGTGACGCTGTTCGAGGGGGAGCAGCTGGGCAAGCCGATCGGCCGTCCGATCGGCAGCCGGATCGTGGTGAACCCGGCGTTGCGCAAGCGGCTCGACAAGGACCTGCTGGTGCACGAGATGACGCATGTGGCGACGTCGACGCTTGGGATGGCCACGCCGATCTG from Kribbella sp. NBC_00709 carries:
- a CDS encoding basic secretory protein-like protein, with protein sequence MNHPKRLFAGVAVLALAASGTVVAVRVRSGDAAPGTSAVAAEATATSPTPGELSAAQEAARKQAIDAVLARRSAAVLKGDLKGFLAPVDPKQADLVARQRILFANLRKFGFSSLKYFTADAFRPVPGLVAKFGPTTFSTRVMMRYQLVGLDPQPVQTDLGYSFVRRARAWILVDDTGTDENLSEEGHRQPWDFDAVQVVRRGTVVVVVDKREAGLGTKVAQVAEKAVKSVRKHWAQPWNGAVLVVAMPQDRVMSTIWTAGTGDGWTIAAKAVTLFEGEQLGKPIGRPIGSRIVVNPALRKRLDKDLLVHEMTHVATSTLGMATPIWMVEGMAEYVRCRSIEDDPHWSVDPYRKQVKTAYLPKLTALPDPSVFDADAGRAYGTSWWIVEYLAHKLGEKKLAALYTDMSQHGESVLRKDTGQTPAQIVAAAKKFKG
- a CDS encoding APC family permease; the encoded protein is MSLVRKKTIEQSIADTDEPEYQLKKRLTAIDLTVFGIGVIIGAGIFTLTGRAAKLYAGPGIALSFVLAAFCCALAALCYAEFSSTVPVSGSAYTFSYFSLGEIFAWIIGWDLLLELMLGASVVSQGWSTYAALFLDQIGLGWPSSIGPDSHVNVLAMLLVLVLATLATIGIKESLRVNLVLVGIKLFVVLFVIIAGLFYIKGSNLSPFIPPSVPAPNGDVTITTPLFQALFGFTPSTFGVMGLVSGASLVFFAFIGFDVVATTAEEAKNPQRDLPRGIIGSLAICTVLYVLVCIVITGMVKYTDISGEAALAEAFRSVGRGGFATLISAGAVAGLTTVVLTLMIGAARVVFAMSRDHLMPRQLGKTHPKWGTPYRLTIGIGVVVAIIAGVTPIGKLEEMVNIGTLAAFTLVSIAVPLLRKSRPDIKRSFTVPGNPVIPILAAIICVYLMLNLSLETWLRFAIWMVLGFAVYALYGYKRSRVGLEEKTGEAQKA